TGTGATGAACCCTCTTCCCCTCTCCGCGTGCGCTTTGGGCAGGGAATATCGACGTCTGGACTGTGAATCTCTCCGCCTCGTTGATTTTCTGAAGGGTGGCTCGAGTGCCTCGATGTGGGATGAGTGGGAATAGGGGCTGCGTTCTTCATTTGCTTCCCAAACAAGTGCTTACGGGTAGGGGGACGGGGATGGGTGTGCTGGGAGCACGGGTAAGCGAGCGAGAGCACCGGTGTCCTTCGCTCTGTCGGGGTTTGGAAACATTAATAATTTCGATGCCCTGACCCTCCAGCCGGGCACCGCTGGGTTTGAGTAGGTAAAATCCTTTTTCATGACAATAATCCATGTCCCTCGACTGCATCTAATAACGCTGCAATACCTCAACCCTGTCGAAATGTTGCCGTTAACGAATAAAATTAACGCACTGTTTGGCAAGCGCACCGGTGCCAGTGCCGGGAGACAGCGTTTGGATGTGTTTGCGTCGCTTTGGGGCTCAACCACCCGGTGGATCCCGTAATCCAGCCACATCCTCGCCGTGCCACCACGCTATCAGCTAAAGGTGGTGTTGCTACTCCCAGTCCACGTTATCCCAACGGAATGGTTTCCATCCCAGCGGAGTGGCCGCTGCAGGGCAACCTTCGCGCCAGCTCAGCATCCTCCAGCGCCCACCTCCTTGCTGTGGTGGCAGATTTTCCCACAAAACCTGAGCTGGCTTTCCGTGGCACCTTACTCACAGGTCTCACTTACTCGCAGGAGCAAACAAAGGCAGCTGGTTTCTACCCGGCTCCCATTTAGGAGAAAGAGCCAAAAGCTTCTTCAAGtgcagctcagcccctgcagGCTTTGGCTCCTGCATCACAGCTCTGTGATGcggaaataaaagtaaaaaaaaaaaaaccaaaacacccccccgcccccccccattatttaaaaaaacccacaagttttccTGCTTGAGGACACAGCCCTAATTCTAATCAATCTTGCACCTCTTGCTCCGTTTCCCGCTGCACCCTAACAGGGTTTAACATCACACCGGGGATGCACATCATCAAACTGCCCCCCCGGGATGCCCCCCTCTCCCacagggggctggagggggcaTCCCACCGAGGCTGAGGATTCCCCAAACCTTTGCTGGCCACGACTCTTTACTTTCTTGGTTTGTTCAGTCATCGCAGCTTGTATCACCTCCACATCTCACACGCAGGAATCCCGTCTCGTGTCACCCCGTCCTTTAACAAAGCAGCAAACATCCCTCTCCGTGAGATTCTACTATTTTCGGATTTATGATGTTCATTTCTATCACCACGCCCTGCGTTTTGCTCCAGACCCCACTCTCCTTAATCTCCCTGTTGTACCTTAATCGCTTCTGCTGTGGTGTTCCCCCTTTTCCTTGATTAAAAGCAGCGTTAATGACGTTCTTACGCGCAGGCGGAGCAGTTTTAAAGGTTTTACTCCCGATGAGTATGGTTCACCCGGTCTGTATCACCTATAAACACAGCAGGTCTCACCCCTTCCTCTCTTAAGATGCCACACGCGATGTCACGGTGCACGCTGGGGTGATCTCCCCCCCGGCCAGACCTCCCCCATGGGGTGCTGCCCACTCCAGCCCGCAGCTGCCAGACTGAACAAATTAGTATCTCCCCGATCAGGGTTTTAAAAAccttgcacaaaaaaaatcaacacatcTCCACGTGTATATGCTGTATCCGTGTCCATACAGGCTGTATCCAGTGCGATTCCAGGTGCTCCAAAATCACACGGCCACGCCACCCCAGCGAGCAAAGACCCCCCCAGGTTTCTGCCGGAATTGCTCCATCATATCATGAATTTCACAGAGAGCAGAATCCTCTtaacttcttccctttttccatgGATTTTGGGATGCATTTTAACACATCCAGCAGATCTGGCTTCTTTCAATCAACTTTCCCAATGTTCGCTCGCTCCTCCAGCCTTAGGCTGCTCGGAAGCCAGCGAACTACGGGGAAGGTTTTCCCATCCGGGAATTTTGGACGGGATTGATTCATTACATTTAGATTTAAAACCCAacattttgttcttgttctgtCCGTGACACCAACAGCCAGCCCAAAGGACACCGAGTTAAAGAAGTGACCTTACCTTTACTTAAGTTTGAAGCAATAAAAATGGTAAGTGAAATAAtacagcaagaataaaacaaaaggtaACGCACCTCATCGTTACTACCTACGGCTAATTACAGTGGTTAAGAGAGACACCACCAACTGCCCTGATACTTTACTGTTATCCCCACCCGCAGCCCCCGGGATGCCCCGGTTGCAGTGAGGATTCATGGAACCTTTCCCAGCACAGCGCATCCGCTTGCAGGCAACGTCTCCAAAGCCGCATCCAGCTTTTATATCGCTGAATCCATAAACTCACATTAActtcaaatgcagaaacatcTGGATTCCCTCTCAGGATCCTACCCAAAGCCTGCCCAAGGCTCAGGAGCCACCGGAGCTTCTTCACCTGCTTGGTTCTGGCCACGTATTTCCAAACAAGGCCAGACATCTGCTTTCGTGGCCTTGACTACCTGCCTCCATACAAGGACGGGTAAACACATCCTCATGACATTTTATCTTCGCTAATGGTTGTATTTTATCTAAGCTGCATCTTTCGCTAACGACCGTATGTATTTCACTAGTGATCAAATCCTAATATCACATATCAATTGGCGAGGAGGTTTATCTAGGGGTCAGCTTTGGCTCAGGACTTCAGCTCATTCTTTCCCAGGGGAAGGACACCACAGGCAGCCCCAATTTAACATCCACTTCATGAAATTAAGCCTCCTCCCCGAGTTTTTAAAGCTAACTGGGGGCAGAATGAGCAACCCCCGCCCCCGCTGCGCTGAAAAGCCAGCCCCCGCTACCCACAAAAAGCAAGTACGGCTTCCACCAGGTTACATCAACCattacaaaatttatttaacaaaacgaaaaaaataaaagtttacgCTCAGGGATGCTTGGTGGCAGATTCAGTAACAAAACAGGTGGGTTAGGAGGAGTCAGAGCCGGTAACGATGCAGGTCTCTCTGGTGCTATACTCGTTCCAAGGCTTCCAGCATGATGATGCTGTTCCCTCGTATTACCTGGAAGTGGAAGTTGGGTGGCCAATGAGACGCAGCACGAGGTTGCCCACCGCTCCGCAGTGCTGCGGGTCCCCTCCCTCCCATTTATTTCCCTGAAAAGCTAAGATTCATGCAAACTCCCCACCCAGAGATGAATGACGGCCGATTTTAACTCTAAACCCCCCCGGACTGTTCTGTGCCGCCACAATAAACACACCCATCCCATTGCTTAAAATTCAGCTTGTTTTATGCACACCGGCTATGTCAGCAGGCCGGTGCACAAGCGGTTACCTTCCGCTCGTGGGCTGAAACTCACCACCATGCCGATGTTGTTCTGTTGCCCTCCCGGCGCCATCTCCACGCACTCATCGATGACGAGGTTCATGAAGGGATCAAACCCCCGCAAAATCCCCTGGACGTGTCTGCCGCCATTCAATTTCACTACAAGAAACCCGAGGATGtttaaagaaagggaagggCTGGACGCGGCGCGTCCGACGCTTCCTCACCAGAACTGCCACTCTGAAATGGAGCGGGGCCTTGAGGACGGACGCGCTTTTGTGAAGTGGAAGCGTTTAGAGCATCGCGTCCAACACAGTGAGAAATGGCCAGTCCGAGGTTTAGGAGGCGAAAGTTTTGAATTAATATTGGCCCCAATGAATGGATTTGGAAGGGTGAAGCTATCAGGGACTGCACTGGGTGGCCTGCCCTGCGGGAAGCGGGAGTGCtagccagcagccagcccgcccccgccgctggtgggtgctgtggtggggggaggggcgggcTGGGGGCTCCCCCGTGGCCGCGCAGCCGTTATACCCCGCGCCCCGGGGCAGACACACGCGGCCAAGCGAACGCGGGGCCGAGAGCAGCTCCGGGCGGCCGGCACTCACATGACAGCTTCTTGTCCATGAACCTGCAACGAGATGGCGGTGGGTCagcgccggcggcggggagggggacaAACACGCGCacccctccccctcccaccGCCGCCATGACACCAGTGGGCCCGCGCTGCATGCCGGGACACCGGCGGCCGCTGGATGGCACCGGGCTACCTTCGGCCGTCCCGCCCAGCACCCCCACCGCCACCCCGACCCCCCATCGCCCGCCATCCCCGGTCCCGGCCTCACTTCTTCAGCTCGGGCGGGTGCGCCTTGCTCATGGCGTCCGCACCGCACTCTGCCGCTCGCGCCGCGCCCTGACGTCACCGCGCCGCTCACgtcccccccgccgccagccaATAGCAGCCGcgctccccttcccccctcccccttctaCTCCCCTTCCCGGCGCCCCCCGCGCTTCCCCGGCAGCCAATCACCGCTGGCGTCCGCCGCTACCGTACTCCCCCGAGCAGCCGCGCGCCGGCGAGGCGGGCGTGGCGCGGCGCTCCCGCTGCTGCGCGGCTACACCGGGGTGTACGGCGGCACGGCCGCACCGCAACGGCCGCACGGCGCCGGGGGCCGCCTGcaccggggggtgggggtggggcggggggtgtgtgCACGGCTGGCGTCACCCCGTGCCTTGCACACGCGTGGGGGCCGTCCAGCACGTGCTCTGCACGCAGCCGGGGGTCACCCTGTGCATTGCACGGCGCAGGGGTTGCTGCACGCTGTGCACGCACCCCGGGGGTTACCCTGTGCGTTGCATACCTGCAGGGGCTGCCCCTATGCCGTGCAGGTACCTGGGGGGGTGACCCCGTGCATTGCACGTGGACAAGGATTGCTGCATGTTGTGCATGCGCCCGGGCGTCACCCTGTGCATTGCACACGTGCAGCAACTGCACCCATGGCCTGCATGCACCCTGTGCACTGCACGGTGCAGGAGTCCCTGCATGCTGTGCATGCACCTGGGGTCACCCTGTGCACTAAACACATGCAGCAGCTGCACCCATGGCCTGCAGGCACCCAGGGGTCACCCCGGTGCACCCTGTGCACACACCCAGGGGTGTGCTGCACCCTGTGCACACACCCagatgcccccccccccccggcatgCACAAGCATCACTCTGTATGCAGCCCATAACCAGCTCCCCCCCCCTTTGCACACATAcgtgtgcacacatgcatgcacgCACACGCACCCCCATCCCGCAGaagcctccccccccccccccccccacagcacccacGGGCGGTGGGGAGCATGGCACCTCGCCTTTAATGAGCGCGTGGGgccccccccggcgcccccctACTGCTGCAGGGCCGCCAGCCCCTCCTGCATCTTCTTGGCCATGGCGGGCACCAGGCGCAGGTGGTCGTCGCCGCAGGTAGCCAGGCAGGCATCCAGCTGGCCACGCACCCCGCGCCTCCGTGCCCCCCGCCTCCAGCGCGTCCCTGGCCTTGTCGTTGCAATGCAGCGTGCAGCGGCTCAGCCGGTCCTGTGCGGGtaaagggaggggggggtggcACACATGAAGaggggggggtgttggggtcTGGGTGCACCCAGtgcacccccctgccccgggtgggtgctgcgcccccccccccccccccagtgtcACCTGGAAGTGCTCGAGCTCGGCGGGTGGACAATGGCCTGCGCCTGGGGCCAGCGGCGCGTGGCAGCGCTCGATGCAGCGCTGCACCTGCTGCATGGAGGCCCGCGCTGTCCTCGCAGCACCGTGCGGCTGCAGCGGAACATGGCGCCctggggggcgggagggggggtgtcagggggagggggggcatgTAGGGACACCCCCACCACCCGCTCCTCCTTTTGTGGGTGCAGCTtgcagggagctggtggcagcGTGAGActgtgggggtgtggggggggtgtgtgcatgGCATGGGGGGCACTGGGCATGGCTCGGGGGGGACACGGGGCAtggggggggcatgggggagcatagggctgggggggcactgGGCATGGCTCGGGGGGGACACAGGgcatggccagggcaggggcatGGAGGGGCACGGCCAGGGGGGCACAGGGCATGGGATGGAGGGGCATGGAGTATGGcctggggggggcacagggcatGGGGGGAGCACGGGGCATGGCCTGGGGGAGCACAGGGCGGGAGGGGGGGCACAGGCCatggggggggcacagggcatGGCTTGGGGGGGGGACCATGGGGCATGGGGGGAGCACGGGGCATGGCTTGGAGGGGGGACACAGGACATAGGGGTCATGGGGCATGGcctggggggggcacagggcacagGGAGGAGGGGCACGGGCCATGGGGGGGGCAGACAGGGCATGGCTTGGGGGGGACACACAGGGCAaggggggggcacagggcatgggggggggctgggacatgtccaggggcaggggggcgtGGGGCCCCAGGGCATGCTCGGGGGGCAAATAGTTTGCAAAAGGGGACAGAGGCCCTGcacagggcggggggggggcacagggctgccccggggggggggcagggctgtagggggggcagggctgcccgGGGCACACACGTGAGTCACGCCGGGCACACGCacgggggggggcggcagcggctgccccggggcccggccgcccccccgcccccgcccctgcccctcgcccccccgtacctgccccccgcccccgtaCCTGCATGCCGCGGATCCGCTCCCGCTCCAGCGCCTGCACCGCGCCCTCCACGGCCGCCTGCACCCGGCCCTGCGCCGCCTCCGCCATCCCGGCGCGGTTCGGCTGGGCTCGGCACCGCTCGGCTGGGCTCGGCACCGCTCGGCTGGGCTCGGCACCGCTCGGCTGGGCTCGGCTGGGctcggccgccgccgcgggcccTGCTCCCCCTAGCACGGCACCGCACGCGCGCTGCACGGCAATGCACGGCAGTTCACGGCAGtgcacggcacggcacggcacggcaaTGCACGGCAATGCACGGCAGTTCACGGCAATGCACGGCCAtgcacggcacggcacggcacggcacggcacggccccgCACGGCCATGCacagcacggcccggcccggccccgcacgGCAATGCACGGCCAtgcacggcacagcacggccCCCGCACGGCAATGCACGGCCATGCGcggcatggcacggcacggccctGCACGGCAGTTCACGGCCATGCACGGCAATGCAGGGCCCTGCACGGTACGGCAATGCACGGCACACACGGCCCCGCACGGTGCTACTACACGGCCATGCACCGACTGCATGCAATATTGCACCGAGTGGCCAGCAGTAATGCACAGCAGTGCACCGAGTGTATGGCAGTAATGCACGGCCATGCACCGGCTGCACCGCACTATTGCACTGACTGCACGCGACATTGCACTGCCTGCATGGCAGCAATGCACAGCAATGCACCGACTGCACGCGACATTGCACTGCCTGCATGGCAGCAATGCACAGCAATGCAACGACTGCACGCGACATTGCACTGCCCGCCCACAGGGCAATATCGCACCGACTGCACGGCAATGCACCAGCTGCACAGAGTATTGCACTGGCTGCATGGCGGTAACGCACGGCAATGCACCGACTGCGCTGCAATAATGCACCGACTGCGCTGCAATAATGCACCGACTGCACGGCAGTTCACAGCAATGCACCGTCCGCACGGCAGTGCTGCAATGCAGGCCCCATGCCCCCCGGTGCCCCGCAGCCTCGGGGGGGTCCCCaagcagctcccccccccctcccccaccccgtGGGGGGTCACAGGGGCAGGATGCGGCCATGCTCCGCAGCAGCAGGTTTGCTCCAGGCCGCCTCAGACCCTTCCGCCCCCCCGCCCAGCACCCATtttccagcccagcacagggctggggggtctGTGGAGGGTCGCAGGGCAGGATGAGGCCCCTGGGTCTGtgatggggggggggcactgccTGCCCATCCCTCCCCCGCCCGGTGAGGGCCAGGCCTGCTGTGGCACCTGCATGGCAGCTGCGACGGcgtgggggagagggggggtgCACGCACCCCAGCATGCACAGCACCCAGTAccggcacagcacccagcacccagcacagcacctggcacagcacccaggcacgGCACCTTAGCACAGCACAttcacctgccctggcaccaggcacagcacccgggcacagcacctgggcacggcacagcacccaggcacagtatagcacctgggcacagcacccgggcacagcacagcacccgggcacagcacagcacccaggcacagtatagcacctgggcacagcactcgggcacagcacagcacccgtgcacagcacagcacccaggcacagtatagcacctgggcacagcacccgggcacagcacagcacccgtgcacagcacctgggcacggcacagcacccaggcacagtatagcacctgggcacagcacccgggcacagcacagcacccgtgcacagcacctgggcacggcacagcacccaggcacagtatagcacctgggcacagcacccgggcacagcacctgggcacggcacagcacccaggcacagtatagcacctgggcacagcacccgggcacagcacagcacccatgcacagcacctgggcacggcacagcacccaggcacagTATAGCACCCGGGCACAGCACCCGGGCACAGCACctgggcacggcacagcacccaggcacagtatagcacctgggcacagcaccccgggcacagcacagcacccatgcacagcacctgggcacggcacagcacccaggcacagtatagcacctgggcacagcacccgtgcacagcacctgggcacggcacagcacccaggcacagTATAGCACCTGGGGCACAGCACtcgggcacagcacagcacccgtgcacagcacagcacccaggcacagtatagcacctgggcacagcacccgggcacagcacagcaccccgtgcacagcacctgggcacggcacagcacccaggcacagtatagcacctgggcacagcacccgggcacagcacctgggcacggcacagcacccaggcacagtatagcacctgggcacagcacccgggcacagcacagcacccatgcacagcacctgggcacggcacagcacccaggcacagtatagcacctgggcacagcacccgtgcacagcacctgggcacggcacagcacccaggcacagtatagcacctgggcacagcacccgGGCACAGCACCCGggcatggcacagcacccagccacAGCACCCCAGCACAGTACAGCACCCACGCACagcacctgggcacagcacagcacctggcacagcacccaggcacgGCACCTTAGCACAGCACAttcacctgccctggcaccaggcacagcacccatgcacagcacctgggcacggcacagcacccaggcacagtatagcacctgggcacagcactcgggcacagcacagcacccgtgcacagcacagcacccaggcacagtatagcacctgggcacagcacccgggcacagcacagcacccgtgcacagcacctgggcacggcacagcacccaggcacagtatagcacctgggcacagcacccgggcacagcacctgggcacggcacagcacccaggcacagtatagcacctgggcacagcacccgggcacagcacagcacccgggcacagcacctgggcacagcacagcacccaggcacagtatagcacctgggcacagcacccgggcacagcacctgggcacggcacagcacccaggcacagtatagcacctgggcacagcaccccgggcacagcacctgggcacgggcacagcacccaggcacagtatagcacctgggcacagcacccgggcacagcacagcacccgggcacagcacctgggcacagcacagcacccaggcacagtatagcacctgggcacagcaccgggcacagcacctgggcacggcacagcacccagggcaCAGTATagcacctgggcacagcacccgggcacagcacctgggcacggcacagcacccaggcacagtatagcacctgggcacagcacccgggcacagcacagcacccatgcacagcacctgggcacggcacagcacccaggcacagtatagcacctgggcacagcacccgggcacagcacctgggcacggcacagcacccaggcacagtatagcacctgggcacagcacccgggcacagcacagcacccatgcacagcacctgggcacggcacagcacccaggcacagTATAGCACCTGtgcacagcacctgggcacagcacagcacccgggcacagcacctgggcatggcacagcacccaggcacagtatagcacctgggcacagcacccgggcacagcacagcacccgggcacagcacctgggcacggcacagcacccaggcacagtatagcacctgggcacagcaccccgggcacagcacagcacccatgcacagcacctgggcacggcacagcacccaggcacagtatagcacctgggcacagcacccgggcacagcacctgggcatggcacagcacccaggcacagtatagcacctgggcacagcacccatgcacagcacctgggcatggcacagcacccaggcacagtatagcacctgggcacagcacccgggcacagcacctgggcacgggccacagcacccaggcacagtatagcacctgggcacagcacccgggcacagcacagcacccatgcacagcacctgggcacggcacagcacccaggcacagTATAGCACCTGtgcacagcacctgggcacagcacagcacccgggcacagcacctgggcatggcacagcacccaggcacagtatagcacctgggcacagcacccgggcacagcacagcacccgggcacagcacctgggcacggcacagcacccaggcacagtatagcacctgggcacagcacccgggcacagcacagcacccatgcacagcacctgggcacggcacagcacccaggcacagtatagcacctgggcacagcacccgGGCACAGCAcctggcatggcacagcacccaggcacagtatagcacctgggcacagcacccgggcacagcacctgggcatggcacagcacccaggcacagtatagcacctgggcacagcacccgggcacggcacagcacccaggcGCGGCACAACACCTGtgcacagcacctgggcacggcacagcacccGGGCACGGCACCTTAGCACAGCACAttcacctgccctggcaccaggcacagcacagcacccaggcgCGGCACAGCACCCGtgcacagcacctgggcacggcacagcacccaggcacagCACCCCAGCACAGTACAGCACCCACGCACagcacctgggcacagcacagcacccgtgcacagcacctgggcacggcacagcacccaggcacagCACCCCCAGCACAGTACAGCACCCACGCACagcacctgggcacagcacagcacctggcacagcacctgggcacggccacagcacccaggcacagCACCCCAGCACAGTACAGCACCCACGCACagcacctgggcacagcacagcacccgtgcacagcacctgggcacggcacagcacccagccacAGCACCCCAGCACAGTACAGCACCCACGCACagcacctgggcacagcacagcacccgtgcacagcacctgggcacggcacagcacccCAGCCACAGCACCCCAGCACAGTACAGCACCCACGCACagcacctgggcacagcacagcacccgtgcacagcacctgggcacGGCACAGCAACCCAGCCACAGCACCCCAGCACAGTACAGCACCCACACACagcacctgggcacagcacagcaccctggcacagcacccgctgctgctggggctgccctgggggcttGCTGCGCTGCCGTTAATGGCGAAACACAAACCGAGCGGCCTGAGCCCCCCCAGTACAACGGCAGCATTCGGCCCCacgttgctgctgctgggccctGCTGGTGTCGTCGTCCCCACCCGCCACCCCCATGCTGGGGGGTCCCCATTTCCAGCTCCTGTGCACGGGGCAATGCTGGACCCCCCACAAGCCCACTCCCCACCAGCAGGATCaaccccatccccccccccttcttccctccctcctgcctgctttgcTTCACCCTTTGGGCTGAGCCCATCACCGGGGCATCGGGGCTGCATTTGGGCTGGAAATGGGGATCGGTGCTGAGCCCATCACCGGTGCTGAGCCTGTCATCGGGGCTGTGTTTGGGCTGGAAATGGGCAATGGTGCTGAGCCCATCACCAGAGGGGCATGGGGGCCACCAATAAcatctcccccctcccccccccccccccaaaaaaaaacaacaacccaacaacaaaGGCCCCTCGAGACgagttttctgaaaaaacatgTCCTTTATATCACTTAAATAACTATAATCCAGgtattaggggaaaaaaaaaaaagaacagccgATCACAATAACATATTAtagaaatcaaaattaatttaaccacgcaaaataaattaaaacattaaatattaacTTCAGTGCAACATATACAGAAGACATGAGAGTAACcatgacttgaaaaaaaaaacaaaaacaaaacaaaaaaacccccaaaacaaatgaaaaagaaaaagaaaagtggggTGGGTTATGATAAAGGCTACGGAAAAGATTAATGTTGTGCCGGGAGGTTAGAGCCCCGGCTCCAGGAGGTTTTCTAGGATtaaggtttattttattattaataaaaagctCGGATCTGTCCCCAAAGCGAGCACGGTCCATGCAACCGCCGAGGCAGCGGGCTTGCCGGCGCTCCCGGCTCCATAGAAAAATAACCCCCATcctgccggggtgggggggttctGGCTTCCGAAAAATAAtctgggaaaaaggaaagaaaaaaataaaaccccaaacccccccaaaataacctaaaagaaaaaaaaacaacaacaacaacaacaacaaaatcccaATTGTGCATTGCCGGGCTGGGGTTTGGCACCGCGGCGGGGTGATGCCGGCACACGGTCATGGTGCTGCTGAGCGCATCTCCTGCCGGGgtgggaataaagaaaaaataatttaaaaaaaaaaaaaaaaaaaaaaaaaaaaaaaaaaaaaaaaaaggaaaatcagaaaagagcaaaaaccAGAGGAGAGATGCGGCGCTGGTCCCTGGTGGCGCGGGTGTCctgggtgggggtggcggggacCCCCGCTGCGTCAGACCCCTGCGGGGAAGGGGACGGGGGGGCACGCGGTTACACCCCGGCAGCGCCAGCGGCCGGCGCCCCCCCGtgccgccccccagcccccttaCCCGTCTCGGCACGGCAGCAGGACGTGGCACCTTTCAGGAGCCCACCCGGCTTCTCCTGCCCACCGCCGGGCTCCCCGGCACCACCGGCACCGCTTCCGCAGCCGGCAGCAGCTGCAAGGCAACGGggacaggggtgggggggagtcAGGGCTGGTGGTGATGGGgtcctgagccccctcctcagGGCCgcatcctgcccctgcccaggctgggagGGTCCCCTGAGCCCCCTGTACTTACTGCACCAGGACGCCAC
Above is a genomic segment from Falco biarmicus isolate bFalBia1 chromosome 18, bFalBia1.pri, whole genome shotgun sequence containing:
- the SNRPG gene encoding small nuclear ribonucleoprotein G, giving the protein MSKAHPPELKKFMDKKLSLKLNGGRHVQGILRGFDPFMNLVIDECVEMAPGGQQNNIGMVVIRGNSIIMLEALERV
- the FAM136A gene encoding LOW QUALITY PROTEIN: protein FAM136A (The sequence of the model RefSeq protein was modified relative to this genomic sequence to represent the inferred CDS: deleted 3 bases in 3 codons), which produces MAEAAQGRVQAAVEGAVQALERERIRGMQGAMFRCSARCCEDSAASMQQVQRCIERCHAPLAPGAGHCPPAELEHFQDRLSRCTLHCNDKARDALEAGGTEARVRGQLDACLATCGDDHLRLVPAMAKKMQEGLAALQQ